The genomic stretch ATGAAAAATTACCACTGGGACACACAATTAGAGCTTGGAATTGTATTTACCATTTCACTGTGTCTTTAAAAAAGAAGCAGAGACCAAAACATTCCGATGTGGTTTCTACATTTCTAATAATGCAACTTGACAGCATTAGACCCTCTTTGCCTGGTAAACGCCCACGTCTTACACACCGACAAACCCcaactattacattttattaaaggTATTCAATATATGAGTTCTTATCCCAGACTATAGTTTGAGGTTAATATCACATGCACTCCTGATGTTTACATGTCCTGTTAATACTTGCATGTGTGTCAGGAAATTTCCCAGATGGAGACGGAATTAAAATCTCGAGCTGCGGCATATAACAGTGCGAAAATGACCTTGCAAAGCCTCGAGCACAAACTAGAGTGAGTGACGTCACTAACACATTaagtaaaaatctaaataattttatgaaaatgaaatgttgaaCTGGAATGTCTGTCTTCCCAGTGGGACTTTGCAAACTCGCAGTCTGAATGACATAGTCAGGAAGGAAGACCTGGTGGACTCAGAGTACCTCACCACTCTACTGGTAGTGGTGACCAGGTTGGTGACACTAAATGTTATTCTACCTTCATTCTATGGTGTAACACAAGGgttgcatgtgttgtttttttatgggtaaatgtgtttctgttcatgttttttGGTCCCAGAGGGAGCTACTTGCAGTGGGAGAGGACCTATGAGTCTTTGTCAGAGTTTGTGGTTCCACGGTCCAGCAGGTGAGGTGCACTCTCAGCTGTAAGACAAGCCATTCCACTTAATCTCAGTACAAGAGCACCCGCAAAGCTCCAAGTACCTGCTCTTAGCATCTAAAAGGTCAGGCTAAGTAACCACAGGTGTTCTATTACCGGCAGAAAGTAAGAGTCTGTGTAGCTTGGATCAGTTGCAGGGAAGGAAATGTTCTTTTCTAGCATATCttataagaaaaataaagtgctTTGTAGCCTGGCAACTAAAGCAGACCAAAAACTGAAAGTTCTGTCAAAATTTGTCATAGATGAATTGTGAAAGCCCTACAGCTTTTAAGGTTCATTTGCATAACATCACAGGTTAGTCTTTGCTATAGAGCTTCACAATGCATAATATCTAGTCTTCCATCACAACTCAGTATTAcagtacacttttttttctctttgttgtcTTTCAGCCTGACCTACTGCTGCATGTCATCATGTGTCGCCctaattttcattattttcatcattattTTGTGTGATCATCAGGAAGCTGTACGAGGATGGAGAGGGAGGCCTTTTCTCAGTTACACTTttcaaaagagctgtgtgtgaATTCAAAGCCAAAGCCCAGGAGAGCAAGTAAGCAGGACGGATTGCCAGAAAATACAGAGTCAAGTAAAAGCTGTGTTGTCTGTGTCAATTACCATAGTGTAGCCTATGATCCACACAGGTTCACCGTGCGCGACTACAGCTTTGATATGGAGGCGAAGAAGCAGCAGGAGATGAAGAAGCATAGTGTTCTCAAGAAGGAACAATATGTGAGTCCAACATCATACTCTgtagcagagatcttcaacagggagtCCGTGAcacctagggggtcctcagagtcactgctggggggccgccaaattattgtctgatatatattatttgaaagtttgtttgtttctataaatccaacatattataagCAAAAACGAATCGGACTATTCGTACAAAAAATAACCCATTaaatttacacaacattgatgaaATGCTTACAAAGTAAGGTAGCCGTtatggtagccatccacagatacagtttaCCTTaaagcttaaagtgatggttaatttcaccctagggaaagagatacaacaaaaatatttatatatatatatatatatatatatattttagagtaagtgctgtagtataactagcaggagacaagttataattgaggtaagtttggagacattaccttatttaataattaaattaataaatattttttgttgtatctcttttcggtgttgtaatttgtagacgtccctaagcacttgtcttactgcggtagcagtagcagcagcaacagcagagagcagaagccaacaggcaagtgttatttacataaacttctggtgtacttacaaactttccaatccatcattttatgagtgcataacctatttgtactagtgtagaagtttggtatcatttcgggcattattagtggggtaacttacaagatacacacctggatccattagcccctgcgctaagctattcagctgataccACGCTTTAACTCCCCAATGTTAGACACAAAGGGGAAAAAAggttctggggggttgtttggctcaaggtcatggtgcaaaggaccctcagaccctagggtgaaattactccgaaccatcgtgtatgtttaacattaaaacataatgtTTGAATAATACATTATATCAATACATCCATTTTCATCCATCTgtcccagtttaatatgcaactaaaAGGGTCtctactctgtctctctttcagctaaggggtccttggcctaaaaaatgttgaagacccctgctctatagTTTATGTATTCATATAtatactaccggtcaaaagtttggggtcacttagaaatttccattccactccattatagacataataccagctgatctgagtgggtggttgatctttaatgcaatatctaaattgcccattatcagcaaacattcatccaatgttccaaaggcccattctgtttactaatctgatatcattttaaaaggctaactgagaaaacattggagaacccttttgcaattatgtaagcacataatgtaatctgaaaactgctgccctggataaaaaaacaatgcaactaatctcagctggtattttgtttataatggagtggaatggaaatttctaagtgaccccaaacatTATTTTACCGgtagtgtatgtatatatatatgtgaattgatttttccccacccctaatatatatatagtgttttggatttgtgtgtatgtaaaatattttattattctgttattattaatatagtgTATTGTAGTATATTATAAAAGTGCATGCCTCCTCCATAGGGAGTCTTCGTGCGTTGGCTTAAGGTGAATTTCAGTGAGGTGTTTGTTGCCTGGATTCACTTGAAAGCAATGAGGGTGTTTGTGGAATCAGTCCTCAGGTCAGTGCTGATAACAATAGTGATTTCCTCTCAACATGAATGGAAAAATGACATGTGATGCAGATCCCTGTGAGTAGACTCATAAGGATGTCTCCTGCTAGGTATGGATTACCGGTGAACTATCAGGCTCTTGTGCTGCACACGGACAAGAAGCATTCAAAGAAACTGAGAGAAAAACTCGcctcactcttcatacatctgGACCCCACTGCCACTGCCAGCAAGACAGATGTAAGAGGCCAAATCCACTTTCTCTGCTTCTAACGTTGCTTATGATTATGTCATTTTAACATTCATATTTCATCTAAAGCACAGAACAAAAGGTATaaagacacaaacatacacattttgGAGCATGGATGTTCACTCCTGACCACGGGATTAGTATGTGTCATAAAACAATGTCAaatcaaggtccacttactagcttttttcGCAGCTTTTAACCACATCTCACAGTCTTCATCAGCAATAACTGACTCAGTTGGCCTAATTGTGAAACATCAGTCACAGGATGACACCTGAGCCAGTTTTAATTAAAAGTGATAATTGAATTTTAATTTGaatgggttttatttttattctgccATGGATTTATATGACACAACATATTTAACCTAAAACCATGGGTAGAGAGCAACTAACCTCTTTAACACAAGTACAATTTTGAATTACTTAAACTTTCAATGTATTGCCATGTTGTGCTATTCCTCTACTTAACTTTAACACATTCCAGAGGCATATATTTGGCTTTTTACCCCAATAAATTCACTGGGCCAATGTTATAGACCAATTTTGGCCCTTtgcagatacagtatgtgtctgttGACTTATATGTCTGCCGAAAAGTAAGTAGCAAGAAACTGACCTGGGGAATTCACTCTCCTttgagctctgttttggtctccaccaactctatATCTAGAGTATATCTGTCTCTTtactgctaaatgctccactatgctCGCAGCTAGCTAACTTTgactgctgtttggtgctggactGGTAATTAGTTAATTAACTAattaagttaattaattaattaattaactggTAAATTGGAGGTGTGTGTAAATTGgagattctttaaaaaaaactgcctgCTGGGTGTGAAACAAATTTGATGAGTGTTGAGAATGAATTAAGCAATGAAGTCGTgggctgtaaaaccaaaacaatgagctgaattTTTCGTAGAGTCAAGGGGAAATGCAGAGTTAGGTGATAATTTATGCAGGTTCAACACTACAAGCAACCCCTTTCACATCGTATGTAGtgatttgatccattgttaatataattaTTGATAAGACATTGTTAaattgtggtattgctgcttccACCAATGGCTTTGGCAAGTTCATTCACACTTTTTCATTTAGCATGTTGCTT from Perca fluviatilis chromosome 20, GENO_Pfluv_1.0, whole genome shotgun sequence encodes the following:
- the LOC120549523 gene encoding V-type proton ATPase subunit C 1-B-like codes for the protein MTEFSFISVPLDKTSLTSVEKLKHIIAKTNLASCSKFSIPDLKVGILDSLLSVSDDLSKLDTLTESVIKKTHQTMREVMEQSSDKVLENALANGVELVSYMTKFQWDKAKYPTALPLSSLTDIINKEISQMETELKSRAAAYNSAKMTLQSLEHKLDGTLQTRSLNDIVRKEDLVDSEYLTTLLVVVTRGSYLQWERTYESLSEFVVPRSSRKLYEDGEGGLFSVTLFKRAVCEFKAKAQESKFTVRDYSFDMEAKKQQEMKKHSVLKKEQYGVFVRWLKVNFSEVFVAWIHLKAMRVFVESVLRYGLPVNYQALVLHTDKKHSKKLREKLASLFIHLDPTATASKTDVNCDIPGLCQHEYLSYVCFHINTNLLEIS